TTGAGCAGCAGCGCTGTATTGAATCTCTTTGGAGGTGTCGTTACTGGCAATGGAGAACAATAATTCTTGGTCGTCCAGCTTGGCGATGGCTTGGTGACGCAATTTAACGCCCCGCATCGAATCACGCGCAATGCTGCGGAGGAGCGCGGGATTCTGTAGCCAAGCAAAGACTTCCGTCAGTAAATGGTCGTGGCGGTGATCAGTCGCCGCCAAACCAATGACACGTTGGCGGGCGCGTTCACCAATCGAACCCGCTGTGTGACCCATTTGCACCAAGGTCGGAATGTGGTGCAAACGGGTAATGGCTTCCATGCGTACATCACTGTCAGGATCGCTTTGGGCAATCTTGATCAATTCCATGCTGTCACCGGCAAGGCTCGCCAGTGATTTTACGCGGACACTGGCATCAGCGTGTTGCCATTTTGGTTTAAAGAACTTCCCTAACATACTATTCTTCGTCTTATTGTTGGCGTTACTTTACGCGCATTCCGGGTTCTGCACCCTTGTCAGGTGTCAGGATGAATAAATCTTTACCGCCGGGGCCTGCTGCCAACACCATGCCCTCGGATACGCCAAAGCGCATTTTACGGGGGGCAAGGTTGGCGACCATCACGGTGTAACGACCTTCCAGATCGGCGGGGTCGTAAGCGGATTTTATCCCGGCAAACACGTTGCGGGTTTCGCCGCCCAGATCAAGGGTCAATTGTACCAGCTTATCAGCGCCTTTGACGTGTTCGGCTTTGACGATTTTGGTAATGCGTAAGTCGATTTTGGCGAAATCGTCGTAGTCAATCGTGGCGCTGATCGGGTCGTTGGTCAGGTGTTGAGTACTGTTCCCTTCGGCTTCGCTCAGGGAGCGGTTATCTGTTTGGTTGCTGAGCGTAGCCGAAGCATTGTCTTCGAGCATGGCTTCGACCATTGCCGGTTCAACACGGGTCATCAGGGCTTTGAATGTGGTGATTTGGCCGCCAGTCAGTGGCGTTGCAACGCTTGCCCAAGTCAGTTCACCCGCATTGAGGAAGCTTTCTGCGTCAACCGCCAATTGTGGGAGAACTGGCTTGAGGTAGCTCACAATCGCCCGGAACATATTGATGCCTTGGGTGCAAACGTTTTGCACGTCAGCAAGGCGTTCTGGGTCTTTGGCGAGTACCCACGGCTTTTGTTCGTCAACGTATTGGTTGGCCTTGTCAGCCAAGCCCATGATTTCGCGCATCGCCTGACCGTAGCGGCGGGTTTCGTAAAGTTCGGCGATACGTTCAGAGGCATCGCTAAACTCCTGATATAAAGCGCTGTCAGGCAGCGTATCAGCCAGTTTGTTGTCAAAGCGCTTGTTGATGAAACCGGCGCAGCGTGAAGCAATATTAACCACTTTGCCGACTAAATCGCTGTTGACCCGTGCCACGAAATCTTCGAGGTTAAGGTCAATGTCATCCACGCCATTGCTGAGTTTGCTGGCGAAATAGTAGCGTAACCATTCCGGGTTCAAATGCTTGAGGTAGCTTTCGGCTTGGATAAATGTACCGCGTGATTTGGACATTTTCGCGCCATTCACGGTCAGAAAGCCGTGGCAATGCACTGCGCTGGGGGTGCGGAAACCCGCGCCATGCAACAGCGCAGGCCAAAACAGCGTGTGGAAATAGGCGATGTCTTTACCGATGAAGTGATACACCTCGGCGGTAGAATCGGGTTTCCAGAAGCTATCAAAATCCAGTCCGGTGCGTTCACACAGGTTTTTGAAGCTGGCTAAATAACCAATCGGCGCATCCAGCCACACGTAAAAATATTTGTCATCAGTGTCGGGAATTTTAAAGCCCCAGTAAGGTGCGTCGCGAGAAACATCCCAATCGCTCAAGCCTTGATCCGACTCAAACCACTCCATTTGCTTATTGGCTATTTCTTTTTGTACCGCGCCACTGGCAAGAAATTCGCGCAGGAAGGTTTCAAAATGCCCCAGCTTAAAGAAATAGTGTTCGGTTTCTTTTTCAATCGGCGTCGTGCCTGAAATGGCCGACACCGCGTTTTTCAAATCTGTCGGGGAATAAGTCGCACCGCAGGCTTCGCAGTTATCGCCGTATTGATCCGCCGCGCCACAACGTGGGCATTCGCCTTTAATGAAACGGTCGGGCAGGAACATGTTCGCTTGCGCATCGTAAGCTTGGCGAATGGTGCGTTTTTCAATATGCCCGTTGTCACGCGCCGCTTTGTAGATGAATTCGGCGAAGTGGCGGTTTTCGTCAGAGTGCGTGGTGTAGTAATTGTCGAAACCGACGCGAAAGCCAGCAAAATCACGCTGATGTTCCGCGCCGATGCGGGCAATCAGTTGTTCCGGGGTAATGCCTTCTTGTTGCGCACGCAGCATGATCGGTGTGCCGTGCGTGTCATCCGCGCACACGTAGTAACATTCATTGCCGCGCAAACGTTGAAAACGCGCCCAAATATCCGTCTGGATGTATTCGACCATGTGACCAATATGAATCGGGCCATTGGCGTAGGGCAGGGCACTGGTGATGAGGATTTTTCTTGGCTGCATGGCTGTCTTTAAAGGCTTCTAATAGAGACGCGATAAAGTAGCAGGTTGTGGGGGTTTGTGCCACTGGTTGGCATCGAAACACTACCATTAGTAAATTCAATGAATATTTTAGTGATAGTTACCATATAATATTTGATTGAAACCATAAACCCCAATTAACCACTTATAGGTAATAAACCATGAATATGAACAGTGTCAGCGTTCATACGTTCAATAAAACCTCTATCGCTAAACAAGGGCAGTTACTTTTAGCGGGCATCGTCATGTCATCATTGCTCACCGCTTGTGGTGGCAGTAGCGGGCCTTCCGCAGAAGAGTTGGCTGCTCAAGCGGCGCTTGCTGCCCAAGTAGCAGCGAATAAAGCAGCGGCTGATGCAGCAGCAGCGGCAGCATTGGCTCAGGCCGCAGCCGATAAAGCGGCGGCAGATGCCAAGGCAGAGGAGGAGCGCCAAGCTGCGCTAACAGCAGCGCGTAAAGAAACTCAAGACAGTGTAAAGCAGGTAGAAACCGATACCAAAGCAGCACAGACAGCCAGTTCTAGTGCCGGATACGCGCTATTACAAGCCAAACAGCAGGGCGCTGCTTACCCAGAAGTCGCTGAAGCATTAGCCGAAACACAAGCATTTGCTGATCAAGCCAAGCAGGCTGTTGAGCAAGCACTGAAACAGAAAGCTTTGGCGACGGCAGCGGCAACCAATGCGGAAACTGCCCTAAGCCTTGCAGAAGTGACAGCGTTTGCCGAACAAGCTAAAAATGCAGCGCTCAGTACCAAAGAAGCCCGTGTCGCTGCGGAAAAAGCACGTGATGCGACGCAAAAAGCAGCAGCAGAAGTCAGTGCTGGCGTTAAACTTGCGGAAGCTGCCAGACGTTACGCCAAATTGGACGTCAGCGGTAATGAATTACCACTTACTGCAACGTCATGGTCTTGCTTGAAAGACAAGCAGACCGGCTTGGTTTGGGAGACCAAAACCGATGATGGCAGTTTCCGGGATAAAGATTGGCGTTACCGTCACATGCATAACTATGGTGGTTATGGCAATACAGTGGATACGACAGGTCAAGTATTATGCCGTGGGTTGGATACGTGTGATGCTTATTCTTACATGAATGCGGTGAATGGTGCGGGATTATGTGGCAGAAATTCCTGGCGTATTCCGTTGAAAAGTGAGCTGGGCAGTATTGCGCAAATCAATGGGGGCGGTACACCCCCGCATATTAATCAGGAAGTTTTCCCCGATATTGTCTATAAACCCTATGTTGCTGCTTATTGCGCGATGAATACCAACACGGGGGCTGATGCCGAACACAACTACCAAGGTGTTGATTATGGCTTGCCGTTATTAAACGGTATCCAAACCAAGGAAAACTTGGAAAACAGTATTTTGATTCCTTTGCGTTATTACGGGGAAATCAAAGATGGTTTGGTGGACAACCCTGGTAATGCATCTAACTGGATTTGTTACACCCGTATGGTGAGTTCTCGTTAATTTAGGCTAACTCTACATTACTCATTTATAGGTCATGAATCATGAATATGAACAAAATTAACGTTCATACGCTTAATAAAAGCACGGCTGCAAAACAAGGGCAGTTACTATTGGCGGGCATTGTAATGTCTTCATTGCTCACTGCTTGTGGTGGCAGCAGCGGGCCTTCCGCAGAAGAATTGGCGGCGCAAGCCGCGATTGCAGCACAGGCCGCCGCCGATAAAGCAGCGGCGGATGCTGCAACAGCGGCAGCACTTACTAAAGCAGCAGCCGATAAAGCGGCTGCTGACGCTAAGGCAGAAGAGGATCGCCAAGCCAATATGGTGATGGCTCGTCAACAAATCAAAGATATTGCTGTTCAAGTGGAAACCGACACCAAAGCAACACAATCGGCTAATTCGATTGCGGGCTATTCGTTATTGCTTGCTAAACAGGAAGGCTCAAGTTACCCAGAGGCGGCTGGCGCATTAGCCGAAACACAGGCATTTGCGGATCAGGCTAAACAAGCAGCGGATCAAGCGCTGGCACAGAATGCCTTAGTCACGACGGCTGTAAGCGATGCCAGCATTGCGACAACACTCGAAGGCATTCAGGCGTTGTTACAGCAAGTGCAAGCGGCAGCACTTAGTGTGAAAGCGGCACGAACGGCGGCAGAACAAGCGCGGGATGCTACGCAAAAAGCGGCGGAACAAGTCAGGGCTGAAGTTAAATTGGCAGAGGCTTCCAAACGCTATACGAAGCTTGACAGTGCAGGCAATGTGCTGCCTGCTTCTGCTCCGTCATGGGCGTGTGTTAAGGAAAATGCTACCGGGAAAGTGTGGGAATCCAAAACGAACGATAACGGGCTACGTGATAGTGACTGGCGCTACCGGCATTTCCACAATTCGGCTGGTTATGCCAGCACTAGGGACAGCACTGGCGCAATATTGTGTCAGGTGCTTGGCAATTGTGACGCCTACAGTTATGTAAATGCAGTGAATGATTCCGGTGGCTTGTGTGGCAGATCGCAATGGCGTTTGCCAACCATGGAGGAGCTGTTGAACCTAGTCCAAGTGAATGACAATGGGCAACGTCCCAACATTGACTTGAAATTTTTCCCGGATACGGTCAGTCAAGCTAATAAGGCAGCTTACTGTTCTGAGAATTTGGCGAGAACTGCAACGGATTGTGGGTACGCACCGGGAACTCCCGTGAATCAAAGTGCCGATGGGCGCATTGAGTGTAATTACCAAGGTGTCGATTACGGTTTACCAATCAGTGCTGATAACCCACGCGGTGGCAGTATGGTGGCATTGCGTCATTACGGCGAAGTGCCAGATGGTCTGTCGACTTATCCGACTAATAATTGGATTTGTTATACCCGACTGATTAGTAGTTTCTAAATATATTGAGCTTTTAACGCGCTAGGGGGCGTCCTGTTTTACACAGGACGCCCTTTCTTATGGCGTATGGCTTATTGCAACCCACCTTTCACAATGTAGTTTGCCGCGAAACCATTATTGAGCGGGTGCAGCAGGATATTACCCACCAACAGCGTGGTGTCATTGCCCGGCCCGGTAAACAGCGTTTTGCCATCAAAGTTGATGTCGGTGCTGATATAGCCGGTTAGGATATGGTTGGTATTGCTTTGCGTATTATCGCCAGCAGTAATCACGCGCCCTAGCAGGCTGGTAACATCATTGTTCGGGCCATTAGCGCTTAAGGTGTTGCTTACATTAATATCGCCAGCCCACATTAGTGCTACCGTGCCAGTAATAATGCGGGTTTCATCGCCGCTGACCACCATGGCGTTTGAAGCGAAATTAAGCGCTTTCGCGGTGCTACTCAAGCTGATAGGGCTGGCGCTTACCATGCCGAGATGATTGCGGTGACGCACACTCACGTAGTAGTTACCGGCTTTAACCTTGGCAAAGTGCAACAGGTTAGAGCCGGTTTGCGAATCCACGACATCGCCATCCCGTTGCAGAATCAGCGCTCGGCTGGCTGCCACGGTATCAAGACCAGTACGCAATTCAACCAGTATCCAATCGACGACCGCATCGTTGCCCGCCATTTCTTGAACCACCGTGCTGAGTGTTTCCGTACCCGCGTATTTAAATGGATCCGCCTGATACGGTTGTGTATTGGGCAATAAGCCTAAGGTATTCAAGGTGTCTACCATCAATGCCGTTTTGCTATCATAAGCACCTTGTAACATGGCACGCACGCTCACCGTCACACCATCATCTGCGGTGTTGTTGACGACACTCACTTTGAACAGTTTACTGCTGCTTAAACCGCCGGTATCGGTAACGGCAATCTCCACTTCGTAAACGTTATCGCGGTTAGCATCCATCGGCGCGTCATAATCAGGCATAACGCGGAAACGCAATAAGCCGGTGCTGGGTTCTATTTCAAAATGGGCACCGTCTGCGCCGCCGCTGATACGGTAGTTCAATTTGTCATTGGCATCGGAATCTTGCGCTGCCACTGTCAATACCGTTTTACTGGTGTCTTCGGTCACGCTCAGACTGGTGGTTGAAGTGATCGTAGGCGCTTCATTGGTATTCATTACCCGCACGCTGACATCGCGCACGTATTTTGCACCATCCACGGTGGTTGCCGTGATTTCCAAGTCATAGACGTTATCTTTATCGCTATCCATCGGTGATTCGTAATTGCCGGGTGGCAAGGTCAAACTCGGTGGCAGCTCTGCACGGGTGTCAATTTCAGTGTCACCAGCCGATTTGACAATGATGACACTGTTGATCACAAACTTAACCGTTGCACAGTCTAAGGTCGCACCGGGAGCCGGGTTGGTAATCGTGAAGAAATTACCGTCGCTACCGCCACTGACGACGTAAGTGATCGGGTTGCCGTTGGCATCTTTGGCTTCCAATAACTTGATCACTGTCGTTATATTGGTTTCGTCAATGACCATATCGGCACCACTGGTCGTGTCATCAATCAGGCTGTCACAGACTTGGATGCTAATGCCATCTTTTATGCCGGAAAACTCCGAGGTGGAACCATACGTGCTTGCGTCAATTTTCTGTGTCAGCGTAACGCTGATGTAAGCACCTTGCGCCACGGTGACGGTACTGTTGAGCGTGCCTTTGAAATTCAAGCTGCCAGTGCCGGGGTGACTGAGGTCTTTGCTGCCAATCAAGGTTTGGCCTTCGCCATTGCCGGATGCATCTTTGGCGGCACTGGTGAAGAATTCGAGACGGTAATCACCTGCCGCCACATCCAAGTTGAAGTCATAGGTCACAATCTTGGTACCATTAGCACCGAAGGAGTTCACTTTGACATCTGGGTAATTGAGCAGGTTGTTGGGGCCATTGTCCGCATCACCAATATCGTTGGCGGTTACACCGGCGCTGTTCTCCACACCACCGATCAAATCAATGCCTAACCCAGTATTCGCGTAAATGCTATTACCAAGAATGCTGTTGCGAGCGGCCATGAACCCCCCCACCGCAATGCCGTCTCCGCCGTTATTGGCAATCAGGTTGCCTGCGCCATTACTGACGCCACCGATTTGGTTATCGCTGGGGCTGTCACCAGTTAATAGGATGCCAGCGCCGCCATTGGCACGTGCTGTACCCGTCGGCGTTGCGCCGATGTGGTTGCCTTGCAGGATATTGTTGCGGGAACTGTCGAGCTGGATGCCAGCACCCGCAAAACCGTTGATTGCCAGTTCGCGGATAATGCTGCGGCTTGCGCCATTGCTCAGGGTCAAACCGTTGGCGCTACCAGCGTTGGTGCCTTTCAACTCCAAGATGGGGTTGCCGTTGGAACCGGATGGCGCTGAGCCGTCCAGCACAATTGGCCCGGTAATGTTGGGTAGAGCGCTTTGTAGCGGAATGCTCCAGTAACCTGTGGCGTAATTTGGATCGCTGGTGGACATTTCTAAAATGGCGTTTTCTTTGCCTGCGGTGCGTCCGACTTGTGCCAGTGTCGCATCACCCCCCAACAGATTGGCGTTCAGCAAGAACTGACGGAGTGAACCCGCGCCGCTGTCGTTGGTATTGGTTACGGTGTCGAAGTTGAAGCCGAAGTTG
The DNA window shown above is from Candidatus Thiothrix sulfatifontis and carries:
- a CDS encoding DUF1566 domain-containing protein, giving the protein MNMNSVSVHTFNKTSIAKQGQLLLAGIVMSSLLTACGGSSGPSAEELAAQAALAAQVAANKAAADAAAAAALAQAAADKAAADAKAEEERQAALTAARKETQDSVKQVETDTKAAQTASSSAGYALLQAKQQGAAYPEVAEALAETQAFADQAKQAVEQALKQKALATAAATNAETALSLAEVTAFAEQAKNAALSTKEARVAAEKARDATQKAAAEVSAGVKLAEAARRYAKLDVSGNELPLTATSWSCLKDKQTGLVWETKTDDGSFRDKDWRYRHMHNYGGYGNTVDTTGQVLCRGLDTCDAYSYMNAVNGAGLCGRNSWRIPLKSELGSIAQINGGGTPPHINQEVFPDIVYKPYVAAYCAMNTNTGADAEHNYQGVDYGLPLLNGIQTKENLENSILIPLRYYGEIKDGLVDNPGNASNWICYTRMVSSR
- the metG gene encoding methionine--tRNA ligase, whose product is MQPRKILITSALPYANGPIHIGHMVEYIQTDIWARFQRLRGNECYYVCADDTHGTPIMLRAQQEGITPEQLIARIGAEHQRDFAGFRVGFDNYYTTHSDENRHFAEFIYKAARDNGHIEKRTIRQAYDAQANMFLPDRFIKGECPRCGAADQYGDNCEACGATYSPTDLKNAVSAISGTTPIEKETEHYFFKLGHFETFLREFLASGAVQKEIANKQMEWFESDQGLSDWDVSRDAPYWGFKIPDTDDKYFYVWLDAPIGYLASFKNLCERTGLDFDSFWKPDSTAEVYHFIGKDIAYFHTLFWPALLHGAGFRTPSAVHCHGFLTVNGAKMSKSRGTFIQAESYLKHLNPEWLRYYFASKLSNGVDDIDLNLEDFVARVNSDLVGKVVNIASRCAGFINKRFDNKLADTLPDSALYQEFSDASERIAELYETRRYGQAMREIMGLADKANQYVDEQKPWVLAKDPERLADVQNVCTQGINMFRAIVSYLKPVLPQLAVDAESFLNAGELTWASVATPLTGGQITTFKALMTRVEPAMVEAMLEDNASATLSNQTDNRSLSEAEGNSTQHLTNDPISATIDYDDFAKIDLRITKIVKAEHVKGADKLVQLTLDLGGETRNVFAGIKSAYDPADLEGRYTVMVANLAPRKMRFGVSEGMVLAAGPGGKDLFILTPDKGAEPGMRVK
- a CDS encoding DUF1566 domain-containing protein; this translates as MNMNKINVHTLNKSTAAKQGQLLLAGIVMSSLLTACGGSSGPSAEELAAQAAIAAQAAADKAAADAATAAALTKAAADKAAADAKAEEDRQANMVMARQQIKDIAVQVETDTKATQSANSIAGYSLLLAKQEGSSYPEAAGALAETQAFADQAKQAADQALAQNALVTTAVSDASIATTLEGIQALLQQVQAAALSVKAARTAAEQARDATQKAAEQVRAEVKLAEASKRYTKLDSAGNVLPASAPSWACVKENATGKVWESKTNDNGLRDSDWRYRHFHNSAGYASTRDSTGAILCQVLGNCDAYSYVNAVNDSGGLCGRSQWRLPTMEELLNLVQVNDNGQRPNIDLKFFPDTVSQANKAAYCSENLARTATDCGYAPGTPVNQSADGRIECNYQGVDYGLPISADNPRGGSMVALRHYGEVPDGLSTYPTNNWICYTRLISSF